TCATGCCACCCTTTCGATGCAGCTGCACGCCACCAAGGAAACCATCAAGTGGTTCAAGAGCGAAACCGAAGCTCCCGTGGAGGTCATGCCCTCCCCCATCGGCGTGGCCAATACCGACGCCTTCCTGATGAAGCTCAGCGAACTGTTCGGCAAGGAAGTACCGGCCTCTCTCAAGGCCGAACGCGGCCGGCTGGTAGATGCCATGACCGATGCGCATCAGTACCTGCACAACAAAAAGTTCGCCATTTGGGGCGACCCGGACTTTTTGGCCGGTATGATTTCCTTCCTGCTCGAAATGGGTGCGAAGCCTTACCACGTCATCTGCAGCCGCGGTAATAAAAAAGTTGCCAAGTACCTGCAGGCGCTGCTTGACGAATCTGTCTACGGAGAAGGCTGCAAACTCTGGATGAACAAGGACCTGTGGCACCTGCGCAGCCTGGTCATGACCGATCCCGTCGATGGCCTGATCGGTAGCACCCACGGCAAGTTTATCGCACGCGATGCCAACATCCCCCATATCCGCCTCGGCTTCCCGATCCTCGACCGGGTCAACCTGCACCGCGTACCGTACATCGGTTATCAGGGGACAATGAACATCCTGACTTCCGTTGCCAACACCATGTTGGAAGAGGTTGATCGCACCTCTGACGATGCGTTCTTTGAAATGATGCGTTAGTATCCATGCGGCCGAGGGGGAAAAACATTCCCCCTGGCCGTCCGATACGGATCAGAAAATCCCGGAAGATGAAACTCTAAAACTTGAAACACGTTGCATTATCTTCGCTCAAAGCCAGAAAGGTGTCGTCATGAAGATCGCATTTGCCACATCGGACAATGAAACTATCGACCAGCATTTCGCTCAGGCAAACCAATTTGCCGTCTGGGAAATCGCGTCCGACCAGGCGAGTTTTTCTGGCTTGGAAGAAATTGAAGCCACCGACGACAATGTTGACGATAAGATTAATGCCCGGCTCAAAGTGCTCGGTGACTGTACAATCATTTATGTAACCCAGATTGGCGGTCCCGCAGCTGCCCGCCTGGTGGCAAACAAGATTCACCCGGTGAAAAGCAAGGGTGAGGAAAAAATCGAGGATGTTGTCGATAAACTTCAACAGGTTTTGAAAAACAATCCTCCCCCCTGGCTGCGCCGGGCCATGAACAAGTAAAACAAAGCGTTACATGCCCTCGCAGAGTGTTGATGACCGCTTGAATAATTATTCACAAAATGATAAGTACGTGAAGGAGAATTAATAATGGCTTATTATACCGGTAAAACCAGAGACGGCAGTGACTGGACCCCCACTTTTGTCGACAACATCGATGACGAAAAGTGCCTGGGCTGCGGACGCTGCTATAAAGGATGCTCGCGCAAAGTCCTCGGTTTCAAGGAAATCGATGAAGAAGATTCCGCGCGTATGTTCATGTTTGTTGAAAACCCCGGCAACTGTATCGGTTGCGCCTCCTGCGGCGTAACCTGCCCCAAAAAGGCCTTTTCTTTCAAACCGCTGGAAGTATGATGTGATAGCCGTCGGGACGCCCGCGGCCCGGCGGCTTTTTCTTCACCCGGAAGACTCGAAAACCATTGCCGCAATGTACCCTTTTCGGACAGACTTTACCGGGATTTGAGGGCATCGGGATGGATCCCTGCGGTTGCGCTGTTCCCCAAGGTGTCAGCCTCCACCGCATAAATGTTTCGCAACTGATAGCGATCCCGATTTGGATCAACATTTTTAGCCGTATGAACCAAGGAGTATCCAATCATGCGCCTCGCCGTCGCCTCCATAGATGGTTACACCGTCGACCTGCACTTCGGACAGGCTAATGCTTTTTACATTTACGAAGTGGATGACGATGGCATCCGTCAGGATGATTTTGTCGGTGTCGAAAAATACTGCAACGCCGACCCCACACATAAATTTCACGAGTCGCGGTTTAAAGGCATTGCCGACGCCTTACGCGGTTGTGATGCCGTGGTCAGCGTACGTATCGGCGACACCCCGCGAAACGCACTTGCCGAAGTCGGTATCGCGCATGTCGAGATCAGCGGTCCCGTAGCAACGGCTCTGCCCTTGGCCGTTAAACAACTGTCGGATCATCCGGCCGCCTGAAGGTTTTTCCTCTCAGAGACTCTGCCGGTATGTTTAAATGCCGACGGTTCTAAAAAGATCCCCCCTGCGCTGTGACCATCTGCTGCCCGACCGGGCTCGAATAAGCGCCGCATTCAAAATACGCCACGCGTTTCGGCCAGCTTGCTTACCTTTTCCCCGGAGAGTTATCATGTCATCGAAGATTCATCCTGAAATGCGCATCGCTGAATTGGTGGAAGCCTATCCTGAATGCCTCAGCGTATTCGCCGCTTACGGACTCGAAGAACTGGTCGGGGAAGATGCCATGCGCCTGCTGGCGCCTTTTTTAACCCTCGGCACCGCTCTGCGCACTCGCGGCATTGCCCTTGACCTGTTTTTAAACAGCCTCCACCAGGCCCTGCAACAGAAAACCCCGCTGGAAGCTCCCGGTCTGCACGAAATCACCGACGGCAGCCGATTAAGTCTGCTGGGATTACTCCCTTGCGGCCTGAAAGTCCCCTTTGCCAAAGCCGCAACACGTTTTTTCCAGGACTACCATAGCCATGCCTCTGCCCCTGTAACCTATGCGGTGGAAGGCAACGTCAACCAGGAGCTGTCCTACTACAAGTTTGTCGATCAGATCGAAAGCCTCGATGAACTTCCGGACATCATCGTCTCTTCCGATTTCAATGCTTTTTTCTATCGTCGGTTCCGCAAACGCTTCATCGATGAAGGCTATTTTACCGATGTTTTTCCGTCCAGTTTAAACACCGCTTTTGACGATACCGACATCCTGGATCCGCTTGGCCAGTTCACCATGCTGACGGTCAATCCGTTGATTATTGTGGCGGATCTGGAGCGGGTCGGCGACCGCCCTCTGCCCACCCGATGGTCCGACCTGCTCGATCCCATGTGGCGTCGCAGTATCACCCTGCGCGGCGACTCCCAGTTTTTCTGCCACGCCGTTTTATTGCCCTTTTTCAAGGACCACGGCACTTCCGCTATGACAGCCCTGGCCCATAACGTGCTGCGTGGACAACATCCGGCACAGATGGTCAAGGAAGCCGGGGCCGACCGCCCCGAGGGCGCAGCGCTGTATGTCATGCCTGATTTCTTTGCGCATAAAATCGCCCGTCCCGATAAGGTGCGTATCATCTGGCCCGAAGAAGGCGGATTGATCAGCCCGGTTACCATGTTGGTGAAAAAACAGCGCGCGGCCCAGCTCAAAACCGTTACCGACTTTCTTACCGGCGCCGAACTGGCCAAAGTCTTTGCCGGAGCTTGGTTCCCATCGCCGCACCCCGATGTCACCAACACCCTGCCACCGGGCGCCCGGCTCAAGTGGCTGGGCTGGGATTATTTACGTCACAACGACCTGGCCGAAGTCAACGCAGCCATCGATGAGATCTTCCTTCCGGCCGTTCGCAAGGGGCAACCATGAAACTGGTAACCGTAGCCGGGCCGCCATCCTGCGGTAAAACCTCGGTGATTCTGCGTCTTGCACAGGAGTTATCGAAGGACGACCTGAAACTGGGGGTGATCAAATTCGACTGCCTGTCCAGCGAGGACGAACTTCGTTATGACAAAGCCGGCATCCCTGTCAAACTCGGCCTGGCCGGCGGGTTGTGTCCCGATCACTTTTTTGTCGCCAACATCGAAGAAGGGGTACGCTGGGGGCAGCGCAATGGATTCGATCTATTGATCTGCGAAAGCGCCGGCTTGTGCAATCGCTGTTCGCCGCATATTCGCGATGTGCTGGCCGTATGTGTGGTAGACAATCTGAGCGGGGTACACACCCCGGCAAAAATCGGCCCGATGCTCAAAACCGCCGATGTGGTCGTCATCACCAAGGGGGATGTCGTTTCCCAGGCCGAGCGCGAGGTCTTCGCCTTTCGCGTTAAGCAGGTCAACCCTCGCGGAGCGGTTCTGCCGGTCAACGGTCTTACCGGGCAAGGCAGCCTGATGCTGCACAGACATCTGCGCACCGCGCCCGATACCCACGCGCTGGAGGGCGTACGGCTGCGCTTTTCCATGCCGGCAGCGCTCTGTTCCTATTGTCTCGGCGAAACTCGGATCGGCCCCGATTGTCAGATCGGCAACATCAAAACCATGGATTTCTCATGACAAACGATTCGTTGATCCACACCACCATCGCTCAGCTGTTGACGCAGCACCCTTATGCCAAAGATTTCTTCACCTTGTTAGGGTTACCCAGTGCCTCCAGACATGACGCGGTAGATACATTTTTTGCCTCCATATCCCAGGAACGTCTCGACAACCTGGGACTGTCGCGCGAGGAACTGGCACCGCGTCTTCAAGCCTTTATCGCCCAGATGGAAAAACTCCGCACCGACGGTGCTCCCTCGGTGCAAAACATTACCTTGTGCGGCGGTCGGGATAAGGACGGACATCCTGAGAATATCCGGCTGGAACTGCGTCCCGGCGACGTGGTAAGTGTCGTCGGTCCCACCGGATCCGGCAAAAGCCGTTTACTGGCCGATGTCGAATGCCTGGCCCAGGGCGATACCCCCTCGGCACGGCGGGTGCTTCTGGACGGCCAATCACCCGATGACAGCCTTTGGCTTGGCGGTGAGCAACGTCTGGTCGCACAGTTGTCCCAGAACATGAATTTCGTCATGGACGTCTCCGTTCGCGAATTTCTTTCCCTGCACGCCGAAAGCCGCCTGGTGGATGACATCGACTCCGCTGTCGAACAGATCTTTTCCACCGCCGTGCTGCTGGCGGGAGAGCCTTTTCAACTCGACACCCCGGTCACGGCCCTTTCCGGCGGACAGTCTCGAGCGCTGATGATCGCCGATGTTGCGTGCCTCAGTGCATCCCCCATCGTGCTCATCGACGAAATCGAAAATGCCGGCGTCGATCGCCGCCAGGCTCTGGATCTGCTGGTCAAACAGGAAAAAATCGTGCTGTTGGCCACCCACGACCCCTTACTGGCGTTGCTGGGACAACGCCGCCTGGTCATCCGCAATGGCGGGATTGCCGATATTATCGACACCAGCGACGCCGAACGAGCCCTGCTGCACAAACTGAACAGCTTCGATCGCAAATTTGCCGAACTGCGCGACCGGGTACGCCACGGACAGCGCCTCGATTTCGATCTGGAAGATTTTCTATCGGATTGCCTGTGCAACGCCCAGCAGTCCGCTATGGAATAAGGCAAAAGCAGAACCACCTCCTTTCCAAACCAAAGCAGATGGAATAGAAGCTTCGACCAATCACCAATCACCAATCACCAATCACCAATCACCAGTCACCAATCACCAGTCACCAATCACCAGTCACCAGTCACCAGTCACTGCTTTTCAACTCCTTTCCCCATCTTCCAACACCGTTTTACCCCACGTCTTGCGACTGCCTGCTTTTTAGACAACCTTTGTCCGATTGCGCTCCGCGCAGGCAGGGTCTCAACCGAAAAGCCTGTGTTTCTGGGCTTTTTTTTGTTTGGCACAGGCGATGCAATAGAACTATCCCGACAGCAACGGGGCACAATGGCGTGCCTGGCTGAGAAACGGCAACGAGGCCCGGTGGGATTTCCCGCCTGGGCCTTTTTTTATCTTTTTTCGCCAGTTTCACCTGGAAACCTTGGCGAAGTCGAAAGGAGATGTACCATGTCTGCCAAACCTTGCTCCGGAAACAATCGCCCTGCTGCCGGCCACCCATGCTTCGGTGCCGGGCATCAAAATAATGCCCGCATTCACCTGCCTGTGGCACCGGGGTGCAATATCAGCTGCGGGTTCTGCGAACGCCGCTTCGATTGCGCCAACGAAAACCGTCCCGGCGTTACCAGCCGGGTGCTCTCCCCGAGTCAGGCGCTGCATCGGGTCAAGGCTCTGCTGGCACACCCGGACGTCGGTTCCAAATTAAAGGTTGTCGGCATCGCCGGTCCCGGCGACCCGCTTGCCAATGAAAAAACCTTCGAAACCCTTAGATTGGTTAAGGAAGCGTATCCCGACCTGCAACTGTGCCTCTCCACCAACGGTCTGGTGCTGCCCCAGCGTTTGGAGAC
This DNA window, taken from Syntrophotalea carbinolica DSM 2380, encodes the following:
- the nifX gene encoding nitrogen fixation protein NifX, whose product is MKIAFATSDNETIDQHFAQANQFAVWEIASDQASFSGLEEIEATDDNVDDKINARLKVLGDCTIIYVTQIGGPAAARLVANKIHPVKSKGEEKIEDVVDKLQQVLKNNPPPWLRRAMNK
- the fdxB gene encoding ferredoxin III, nif-specific → MAYYTGKTRDGSDWTPTFVDNIDDEKCLGCGRCYKGCSRKVLGFKEIDEEDSARMFMFVENPGNCIGCASCGVTCPKKAFSFKPLEV
- a CDS encoding NifB/NifX family molybdenum-iron cluster-binding protein yields the protein MRLAVASIDGYTVDLHFGQANAFYIYEVDDDGIRQDDFVGVEKYCNADPTHKFHESRFKGIADALRGCDAVVSVRIGDTPRNALAEVGIAHVEISGPVATALPLAVKQLSDHPAA
- a CDS encoding ABC transporter substrate-binding protein; this encodes MSSKIHPEMRIAELVEAYPECLSVFAAYGLEELVGEDAMRLLAPFLTLGTALRTRGIALDLFLNSLHQALQQKTPLEAPGLHEITDGSRLSLLGLLPCGLKVPFAKAATRFFQDYHSHASAPVTYAVEGNVNQELSYYKFVDQIESLDELPDIIVSSDFNAFFYRRFRKRFIDEGYFTDVFPSSLNTAFDDTDILDPLGQFTMLTVNPLIIVADLERVGDRPLPTRWSDLLDPMWRRSITLRGDSQFFCHAVLLPFFKDHGTSAMTALAHNVLRGQHPAQMVKEAGADRPEGAALYVMPDFFAHKIARPDKVRIIWPEEGGLISPVTMLVKKQRAAQLKTVTDFLTGAELAKVFAGAWFPSPHPDVTNTLPPGARLKWLGWDYLRHNDLAEVNAAIDEIFLPAVRKGQP
- a CDS encoding GTP-binding protein, which translates into the protein MKLVTVAGPPSCGKTSVILRLAQELSKDDLKLGVIKFDCLSSEDELRYDKAGIPVKLGLAGGLCPDHFFVANIEEGVRWGQRNGFDLLICESAGLCNRCSPHIRDVLAVCVVDNLSGVHTPAKIGPMLKTADVVVITKGDVVSQAEREVFAFRVKQVNPRGAVLPVNGLTGQGSLMLHRHLRTAPDTHALEGVRLRFSMPAALCSYCLGETRIGPDCQIGNIKTMDFS
- a CDS encoding ATP-binding cassette domain-containing protein, which encodes MTNDSLIHTTIAQLLTQHPYAKDFFTLLGLPSASRHDAVDTFFASISQERLDNLGLSREELAPRLQAFIAQMEKLRTDGAPSVQNITLCGGRDKDGHPENIRLELRPGDVVSVVGPTGSGKSRLLADVECLAQGDTPSARRVLLDGQSPDDSLWLGGEQRLVAQLSQNMNFVMDVSVREFLSLHAESRLVDDIDSAVEQIFSTAVLLAGEPFQLDTPVTALSGGQSRALMIADVACLSASPIVLIDEIENAGVDRRQALDLLVKQEKIVLLATHDPLLALLGQRRLVIRNGGIADIIDTSDAERALLHKLNSFDRKFAELRDRVRHGQRLDFDLEDFLSDCLCNAQQSAME